One window of the Archangium primigenium genome contains the following:
- the bcp gene encoding thioredoxin-dependent thiol peroxidase, protein MALPPTDSPAPDFRLQDQHGHDVTLAQFRGRHVVLYFYPKDNTPGCTQEACDFRDEHSALQAAGAVVLGVSPDDLKSHQKFATKFSLPFSLLADPAHAVCEAYGVWGEKSLYGRTFLGVTRATFLIGPKGEVVRVWPKVKVAGHVGEILQVLRGEEAEAPATKPKAVGKSPPRKSPARKTPSRN, encoded by the coding sequence ATGGCCCTTCCCCCGACCGACAGCCCCGCTCCCGACTTCCGCCTGCAGGATCAGCACGGCCACGACGTGACGCTCGCCCAGTTCCGGGGCCGGCACGTGGTGCTCTACTTCTACCCCAAGGACAACACCCCGGGCTGTACCCAGGAGGCGTGTGACTTCCGGGACGAGCACTCGGCGCTCCAGGCGGCCGGGGCCGTGGTGCTGGGCGTGTCCCCGGACGACCTCAAGAGCCACCAGAAGTTCGCCACGAAGTTCTCCCTGCCCTTCTCGCTGCTCGCGGACCCCGCGCACGCGGTGTGCGAGGCCTACGGCGTCTGGGGCGAGAAGTCCCTCTATGGCCGCACCTTCCTGGGCGTCACCCGGGCCACCTTCCTCATCGGCCCGAAGGGCGAGGTGGTGCGCGTGTGGCCCAAGGTGAAGGTCGCGGGCCACGTGGGGGAGATCCTCCAGGTGCTCCGGGGCGAGGAGGCCGAGGCCCCCGCCACGAAGCCCAAGGCCGTGGGCAAGAGCCCCCCGCGCAAGAGCCCCGCGCGAAAGACGCCTTCCCGGAATTGA
- the nagZ gene encoding beta-N-acetylhexosaminidase — MSSALYRDCARLFMVGFPGPRIDDDFAALMKEGLFGAILFKRNVGTAQETAALCREIKSRAGRPFTLAVDQEGGRVARLRGAPFTTLPTLRELGLQGDLGVAERVGRLLAHELRAVGFDWNFAPVLDVDTNPANPVIGDRSFSRDPDEVGRLGVAMARGLEAGGVASCGKHFPGHGDTTTDSHLTLPRLPHDLERLHRVELVPFRAFAQAGLASLMTAHVLFDALDSQVPATMSPRVLQGLLRQEMGFDGVLVSDDLEMKAIAEHYSVEEAAVQGTLAGVDLFLVCHNADVQRNAIEALVRAVESGRVPRSRIEEAHRRLARLEARFTRGPEDRVATLGDTEHQALAAGLASGVSGKDPTEVMLASRPV, encoded by the coding sequence ATGAGCTCCGCCCTCTACCGCGACTGCGCCCGACTCTTCATGGTGGGCTTTCCCGGCCCCCGGATCGACGACGACTTCGCCGCGCTGATGAAGGAGGGCCTCTTCGGGGCCATCCTCTTCAAGCGCAACGTGGGCACCGCCCAGGAGACGGCCGCCTTGTGCCGGGAGATCAAATCCCGCGCGGGCCGGCCCTTCACCCTCGCCGTGGACCAGGAGGGAGGCCGCGTGGCACGGCTGCGCGGCGCGCCCTTCACCACCCTGCCCACGCTGCGTGAGCTGGGACTCCAGGGAGACCTGGGGGTCGCCGAGCGCGTGGGCCGACTGCTCGCGCACGAGTTGCGCGCGGTGGGCTTCGATTGGAACTTCGCGCCCGTGCTCGACGTGGACACTAACCCCGCCAACCCCGTCATCGGCGACCGCAGCTTCAGCCGGGATCCGGACGAGGTGGGCCGCCTGGGCGTGGCGATGGCCCGGGGACTGGAGGCCGGTGGCGTGGCCTCGTGCGGCAAGCACTTCCCCGGACACGGCGACACCACCACGGACAGCCACCTGACGCTGCCGCGGCTGCCGCATGACCTGGAGCGCCTGCACCGCGTGGAGCTGGTGCCCTTCCGGGCGTTCGCCCAGGCGGGACTCGCGTCCCTGATGACGGCGCACGTGCTCTTCGATGCGTTGGATTCCCAGGTGCCCGCCACCATGAGCCCGCGCGTGCTCCAGGGCCTCTTGCGCCAGGAAATGGGCTTCGACGGCGTGCTGGTGAGCGACGATCTGGAGATGAAGGCCATCGCCGAGCACTACTCCGTGGAGGAGGCGGCGGTGCAGGGCACGCTGGCCGGAGTGGACCTGTTCCTCGTCTGCCACAACGCGGACGTCCAGCGGAACGCCATCGAGGCGCTGGTGCGCGCGGTGGAGTCCGGCCGGGTGCCCCGCTCCCGCATCGAGGAGGCCCACCGCCGTCTGGCCCGACTCGAGGCCCGCTTCACACGGGGCCCCGAGGATCGGGTGGCGACGCTCGGCGACACGGAGCACCAGGCGCTCGCCGCGGGGCTGGCCAGCGGCGTCAGTGGGAAGGATCCCACCGAGGTGATGCTGGCCTCCCGTCCGGTCTAG
- a CDS encoding chitosanase, with the protein MKRKLAWVGMGAALAGCAGGGELGDESTGALQQGADCAYSVTTNTYNGPDYWGTIVFKNTGSAAMTSPTVAFTVPSGVTCDHDEAGWTHTQSGTTCTYSRTTGLTVGAGASYTFYYSTTSSSSFTAGSVRISDPSCGGTTPPPSTGLTTGQRKVAEGLTSIWENDTPALAYAYAENIGDGRGYTNGRAGFCTGTGDAIQVIECYRSLRASGNLMSKYMPGLTTINNRFLSTGQNQAGTSELDSLGNWRSDWAASYNNATTQADFKSCQDQVVERLYFTPALNEAKKWGLTSALSKAAFYDAYINHGSLSAFIKAANNALGNSAQVAPAVGTNGITESAFLQKFLEKRRDVLYADSTWREAVDRVAVYEKLRRQGNWSFSTAVRNDVRARDCWGTTYPASGYTVRQINPDGTWSTPSSSTYSCN; encoded by the coding sequence GTGAAGCGGAAGCTGGCGTGGGTGGGCATGGGCGCGGCGCTCGCCGGGTGCGCGGGCGGCGGGGAGCTCGGCGACGAGTCCACGGGCGCGCTCCAGCAGGGCGCGGACTGTGCGTACAGCGTCACGACGAACACCTACAACGGCCCGGACTACTGGGGGACGATCGTCTTCAAGAACACGGGCAGCGCCGCCATGACGAGCCCCACGGTGGCCTTCACCGTGCCCAGCGGCGTGACGTGTGACCACGACGAGGCGGGCTGGACGCACACCCAGAGCGGCACCACGTGCACGTACTCGCGCACCACGGGCCTCACGGTGGGCGCGGGCGCCTCCTACACCTTCTATTACTCGACCACCTCCAGCAGCTCGTTCACCGCGGGCAGTGTGCGCATCAGCGATCCGAGCTGTGGCGGCACCACCCCGCCGCCGAGCACGGGCCTCACCACCGGGCAGCGCAAGGTGGCCGAGGGCCTCACGAGCATCTGGGAGAACGACACCCCGGCGCTCGCCTACGCCTACGCGGAGAACATCGGGGATGGGCGCGGGTACACCAACGGCCGCGCGGGCTTCTGCACCGGCACCGGCGACGCCATCCAGGTCATCGAGTGCTACCGGAGCCTGCGCGCCTCGGGCAACCTGATGTCCAAGTACATGCCGGGCCTCACCACCATCAACAACCGCTTCCTGTCCACGGGCCAGAACCAGGCGGGCACCTCGGAGCTCGACAGCCTCGGCAACTGGCGGAGCGACTGGGCCGCCAGCTACAACAACGCCACCACCCAGGCGGACTTCAAGAGCTGCCAGGATCAGGTGGTCGAGCGGCTGTACTTCACGCCCGCGCTCAACGAGGCCAAGAAGTGGGGCCTCACCTCGGCGCTGTCCAAGGCCGCCTTCTACGACGCGTACATCAACCACGGCTCGCTGAGCGCCTTCATCAAGGCGGCCAACAACGCCCTGGGCAACTCCGCCCAGGTGGCGCCCGCGGTGGGCACCAACGGCATCACCGAGAGCGCCTTCCTCCAGAAGTTCCTCGAGAAGCGCCGGGACGTGCTCTACGCCGACTCGACGTGGCGCGAGGCGGTGGACCGCGTCGCCGTCTACGAGAAGCTGCGCCGCCAGGGCAACTGGAGCTTCTCCACCGCCGTGCGCAACGACGTGCGCGCCCGCGACTGCTGGGGCACCACCTACCCCGCCAGCGGCTACACGGTGCGGCAGATCAACCCGGACGGCACCTGGAGCACCCCGTCGTCGTCCACCTACTCCTGTAATTGA
- a CDS encoding BatA domain-containing protein, protein MSFAHPWMLLGTLAALIPVLVHLFDRRRPRPHPFGPMAFVLRSQKRTASRLKLKRLLLYALRTLILLALPLALAMPELRQDANAAQVVKGPAATAIVLDASLSMRWSDGTSLFERARDEARDALADLRPEEPATVLVCTDTPEAPGAPAFDRARLRQLIDEAAPRYAAADLSRCLDLAARALEDSPLAGKRLVVVSDLTVGSLRLESPTPTVKGPTGEQVRPEVVLRDVAQGLDALPNHALVDLKVEPAPQAGPRAFQFTFTVKNFSPTPLKDLEAAVRVGDTTLGKGFVDVPANGTAQKTLTVRFTQGGTLTGEGTLTPDGLAEDDRRAFVLAVPRPLKALVVNGNPNATRYRDEAFFVDAALSAPGSPVQSSVRDTSAAWREDLKQYDLVLLLNVPAPEEAQAAALTEFVREGGGLFISMGDHVDPDAYNARLGALLPRKLRLVRTSVERDDAAAEERAAKLAQVSTEHPLFAPFTGRAEEGLTGAHFYRYMLLEADAGAREESDQVLAAYQDGAPSVAVARRGRGRVALFTSTVDRDWTDFPIRTSFLPLMQRFAAYLTGSLEEREEQRVRVGETLALRPEGTQKVSAVKSPDGQEVPVKPQTDGALVVGPVHQPGIFSVLGADNQPLPALAFAATLDPAESDLSRLPADTLSAHFGEETVKASSSDAERPPVPLWTWLIAAAALAFFLEGTLLRK, encoded by the coding sequence GTGAGCTTCGCGCATCCCTGGATGTTGTTGGGCACGCTGGCGGCGCTCATCCCGGTGCTGGTGCACCTGTTCGACCGGCGCCGGCCCCGGCCCCACCCCTTCGGGCCCATGGCCTTCGTGCTGCGCAGCCAGAAGCGCACCGCGAGCCGGCTCAAGCTCAAGCGGCTGCTGCTCTACGCGCTGCGCACGCTCATCCTGCTCGCGCTGCCGCTCGCGCTCGCCATGCCGGAGCTGCGCCAGGACGCCAACGCGGCCCAGGTGGTCAAGGGCCCGGCGGCCACGGCCATCGTCCTGGACGCCTCGCTGTCCATGCGCTGGTCGGACGGCACGTCCCTGTTCGAGCGCGCCCGGGACGAGGCGCGTGACGCGCTCGCGGACCTGCGCCCCGAGGAGCCCGCCACGGTGCTCGTGTGCACGGACACGCCCGAGGCCCCCGGGGCCCCCGCGTTCGACCGCGCCCGGCTGCGCCAGCTCATCGACGAGGCGGCCCCCCGCTACGCCGCGGCGGACCTGTCGCGCTGTCTGGACCTCGCGGCGCGCGCCCTGGAGGACAGCCCGCTCGCGGGCAAGCGCCTGGTGGTGGTGTCGGACCTGACGGTGGGCTCGCTGCGGCTGGAGTCCCCCACCCCCACGGTGAAGGGGCCCACGGGCGAGCAGGTGCGGCCCGAGGTGGTGCTGCGCGACGTGGCCCAGGGCCTGGACGCGCTGCCCAACCACGCCCTGGTGGACCTGAAGGTGGAGCCCGCGCCGCAGGCCGGCCCGCGCGCCTTCCAGTTCACCTTCACGGTGAAGAACTTCTCCCCCACGCCCCTCAAGGACCTGGAGGCGGCGGTGCGCGTGGGCGACACCACGCTCGGCAAGGGCTTCGTGGACGTGCCCGCCAACGGCACCGCCCAGAAGACGCTCACGGTGCGCTTCACTCAAGGGGGCACGCTCACGGGTGAAGGCACGCTCACGCCGGACGGGCTCGCCGAGGACGACCGGCGCGCCTTCGTGCTCGCGGTGCCCCGGCCGCTCAAGGCCTTGGTGGTCAACGGCAACCCCAACGCCACGCGCTACCGCGACGAGGCCTTCTTCGTGGACGCGGCGCTGTCGGCCCCGGGCTCGCCCGTGCAGTCGTCGGTGCGTGACACCTCGGCCGCGTGGCGCGAGGACTTGAAGCAGTACGACCTGGTGCTCCTGCTCAACGTGCCGGCGCCCGAGGAGGCACAGGCCGCGGCGCTCACCGAGTTCGTGCGCGAGGGCGGCGGCCTGTTCATCAGCATGGGCGACCACGTGGATCCGGACGCGTACAACGCCCGGCTCGGCGCGCTCCTGCCGCGCAAGCTGCGCCTGGTGCGCACGAGCGTGGAGCGCGACGACGCCGCGGCCGAGGAGCGCGCCGCCAAGCTCGCGCAGGTGAGCACCGAGCACCCGCTCTTCGCGCCCTTCACCGGCCGGGCCGAGGAGGGCCTCACCGGCGCGCACTTCTACCGCTACATGCTCCTGGAGGCCGACGCGGGCGCGCGGGAGGAGAGCGACCAGGTGCTGGCGGCGTACCAGGACGGCGCGCCGTCCGTGGCGGTGGCGCGGCGCGGCCGGGGCCGGGTGGCGCTCTTCACCAGCACGGTGGACCGCGACTGGACGGACTTCCCCATCCGCACGAGCTTCCTGCCCCTCATGCAGCGCTTCGCCGCCTACCTCACCGGCTCGCTGGAGGAGCGCGAGGAGCAGCGGGTGCGCGTGGGCGAGACGCTCGCCCTGCGGCCCGAGGGCACCCAGAAGGTGTCCGCGGTGAAGTCGCCGGACGGCCAGGAGGTGCCCGTGAAGCCCCAGACGGATGGCGCCCTGGTGGTGGGCCCCGTGCACCAGCCGGGCATCTTCTCGGTGCTCGGCGCGGACAACCAGCCCCTGCCCGCGCTCGCCTTCGCCGCCACCCTGGACCCGGCCGAGAGCGACCTGTCGCGCCTGCCCGCCGACACCCTCTCCGCCCACTTCGGCGAGGAGACGGTGAAGGCCTCCTCCAGCGACGCCGAGCGGCCCCCGGTGCCCCTGTGGACCTGGCTCATCGCCGCCGCCGCGCTCGCCTTCTTCCTGGAGGGCACCCTGCTGCGCAAGTAG
- a CDS encoding DUF58 domain-containing protein produces the protein MLLDAQTLSRLQGVKLRARAVMEGVLSGLHKSPHQGQSVEFAEHKEYAPGDELRHLDWKAYGKFDKYYVKRYEHETNLRAMMVVDASASMGYQSVALSKLEVAKTLAGALCYLLVRQQDAAGLAIMSHGRFHDVPPRASAGHLNILLDTLEGAQAQGGTHLVRAADHLAEVLPRRSSVVVLSDFLDEDQTALKRVLALRQRKNDVAVFHLVDPAELTFPFEDPTLFLDMEGEGRIEVNPREIKESYLEEFGGFLAGVRSACAEADVDYEMVRTDERLDDVLLRFLGKRGRRR, from the coding sequence ATGCTGCTGGACGCCCAGACACTCTCGCGGTTGCAGGGCGTGAAGCTGCGCGCCCGCGCGGTGATGGAGGGGGTGCTGTCCGGCCTCCACAAGAGCCCCCACCAGGGCCAGAGCGTGGAGTTCGCCGAGCACAAGGAGTACGCGCCCGGCGACGAGCTGCGCCACCTGGACTGGAAGGCCTACGGCAAGTTCGACAAGTACTACGTCAAGCGCTACGAGCACGAGACGAACCTGCGCGCGATGATGGTGGTGGATGCCTCGGCGTCCATGGGCTACCAGAGCGTGGCCCTGTCCAAGCTGGAGGTGGCCAAGACGCTCGCGGGCGCGCTGTGCTACCTGCTCGTGCGCCAGCAGGACGCCGCGGGCCTGGCCATCATGTCCCACGGGCGCTTCCATGACGTGCCCCCGCGCGCCTCGGCCGGCCACCTCAACATCCTGCTCGACACGCTCGAGGGCGCCCAGGCCCAGGGCGGCACCCACCTGGTGCGCGCCGCGGACCACCTCGCCGAGGTGCTGCCCCGCCGCTCCTCGGTGGTGGTGCTCTCCGACTTCCTCGACGAGGACCAGACGGCGCTCAAGCGCGTGCTCGCGCTGCGCCAGCGCAAGAACGACGTGGCGGTGTTCCACCTGGTGGACCCCGCCGAGCTGACCTTCCCCTTCGAGGACCCCACGCTCTTCCTGGACATGGAGGGCGAGGGCCGCATCGAGGTGAATCCCCGGGAGATCAAGGAGAGCTACCTGGAGGAGTTCGGGGGCTTTCTCGCCGGGGTGCGCTCGGCGTGCGCGGAGGCGGACGTGGACTACGAGATGGTGCGCACCGACGAGCGCCTGGACGATGTGCTGCTGCGCTTCCTGGGCAAGCGCGGGAGGCGGCGGTGA
- a CDS encoding AAA family ATPase: MESAAPTDPSAAPAPTNEDLQAVAELAQAKAQIQAQIEKRVVGQREVVDHLLISLFARGHCLFVGVPGLAKTLLISTLADVLNLSFNRIQFTPDLMPSDITGTDILEEDKATGHRAFRFLKGPLFANIILADEVNRTPPKTQAALLQAMQEYRVTAGGRTYPLELPFLVFATQNPIEQEGTYPLPEAQLDRFMFLVDVGYPTAEEEVQIVKATTGGTPPPLEKILSPERILALQALVRRVPVPDHVVRYAVELVRHTRPKEPGVPDFIQKNVSWGAGPRASQYLVLAAKARAILQGRFVASVEDVKAVARPVLRHRVLPNFTAESEGLTSVKLVDQLLALVKG, from the coding sequence ATGGAAAGCGCCGCCCCCACCGACCCCTCCGCCGCCCCGGCCCCCACGAACGAGGATCTCCAGGCCGTCGCGGAGCTCGCCCAGGCCAAGGCCCAGATTCAAGCGCAGATCGAGAAGCGCGTCGTGGGGCAGCGCGAGGTGGTGGACCACCTGCTCATCTCGCTCTTCGCCCGCGGCCACTGCCTCTTCGTGGGCGTGCCCGGCCTGGCCAAGACGCTGCTCATCTCCACGCTGGCGGACGTGCTCAACCTGTCCTTCAACCGCATCCAGTTCACCCCGGACCTGATGCCCTCGGACATCACCGGCACGGACATCCTGGAGGAGGACAAGGCCACGGGGCACCGCGCCTTCCGCTTCCTCAAGGGTCCGCTCTTCGCGAACATCATCCTCGCGGACGAGGTGAACCGCACGCCGCCCAAGACGCAGGCCGCCCTGCTCCAGGCCATGCAGGAGTACCGCGTCACCGCCGGTGGCCGCACCTACCCGCTGGAGCTGCCCTTCCTCGTCTTCGCCACGCAGAACCCCATCGAGCAGGAGGGCACCTACCCGCTGCCCGAGGCCCAGCTCGACCGCTTCATGTTCCTGGTGGACGTGGGCTACCCCACGGCCGAGGAAGAGGTGCAGATCGTCAAGGCGACCACGGGCGGCACGCCCCCGCCCTTGGAGAAGATCCTCTCGCCCGAGCGCATCCTCGCGCTGCAGGCGCTGGTGCGGCGGGTGCCGGTGCCGGACCACGTGGTGCGCTACGCGGTGGAGCTCGTGCGCCACACCCGGCCCAAGGAGCCCGGCGTGCCGGACTTCATCCAGAAGAACGTGTCCTGGGGCGCGGGCCCGCGCGCCAGCCAGTACCTGGTGCTCGCGGCCAAGGCGCGCGCCATCCTCCAGGGGCGCTTCGTGGCGTCGGTGGAGGACGTGAAGGCGGTGGCCCGGCCCGTGCTTCGCCACCGCGTGCTGCCCAACTTCACCGCGGAGAGCGAGGGCCTCACGTCCGTGAAGCTCGTGGATCAGCTCCTCGCGCTGGTGAAGGGATAG
- a CDS encoding PQQ-binding-like beta-propeller repeat protein produces the protein MHRVSGHPNAPVWKKGLFCLALLGLSAACGGPAEGLEAELPPASVPTSEQASEGAESVPPRPVSPVVTPWFRGFGGPQDDVGTGVAVDGAGNVSVVWVSTPRQDAEREPVEGERLALHLSHYAPDGTGLWTREFPRNRVDALRVVASPGGALFVTGNAFLYDIDFGLGAASRGFLVKFSEEDGTALWQRRVGQKVYASVADAEGGVLVLGEDWTNGRAPLLARYDAEGELSWSRRFDAVAPGSALRALALGPSGERVVAGRLEGVLNVDGRTLGAPDVSSLIVLAFDAQGRLVWSREARGADVQVSGVKVAADGGVELVGEAAASFPWGGTTLPPGAFVLALGPEAEERWSGPLACGASPTAPALALDATGQVVVLCGDTLSTYSAEGDVYAQRPVTPGACEGETCEVTGTGLAVLPRGGYVLTGLQRRGDVASGDQDAFVRLLAP, from the coding sequence ATGCACCGCGTGTCCGGACATCCCAACGCCCCCGTGTGGAAGAAGGGCCTCTTCTGCCTGGCGCTGCTCGGCCTGTCGGCCGCGTGCGGTGGACCCGCCGAGGGCCTGGAGGCGGAGCTCCCCCCGGCGTCCGTGCCCACGAGCGAGCAGGCCTCGGAGGGCGCGGAGTCCGTGCCGCCGCGGCCGGTGTCCCCGGTGGTCACCCCCTGGTTCCGGGGCTTCGGCGGGCCGCAGGACGACGTGGGCACGGGCGTGGCCGTGGATGGCGCGGGGAACGTGTCGGTGGTGTGGGTGTCCACGCCCCGGCAGGACGCGGAGCGCGAGCCCGTGGAAGGCGAGCGGCTGGCGCTCCACCTGTCGCACTACGCGCCGGACGGGACGGGGCTGTGGACGCGCGAGTTCCCCCGCAACCGCGTGGACGCGCTGCGGGTGGTGGCCTCGCCCGGGGGCGCGCTCTTCGTGACGGGCAACGCCTTCCTGTACGACATCGACTTCGGCCTGGGCGCGGCCTCCCGGGGCTTCCTGGTGAAGTTCTCCGAGGAGGACGGCACGGCGCTCTGGCAGCGGCGCGTGGGCCAGAAGGTGTACGCGTCGGTGGCGGACGCCGAGGGCGGGGTGCTCGTGCTCGGCGAGGACTGGACGAATGGCCGGGCCCCCCTGCTGGCCCGGTATGACGCCGAGGGGGAACTCTCCTGGTCGCGGCGCTTCGACGCCGTGGCGCCGGGCTCGGCCCTGCGTGCGCTGGCGCTCGGCCCGTCGGGCGAGCGGGTGGTGGCGGGTCGGCTCGAGGGCGTGCTGAACGTGGACGGCCGGACGCTGGGCGCGCCGGACGTGTCGAGCCTGATCGTGCTCGCCTTCGACGCCCAGGGCCGCCTCGTCTGGAGCCGGGAGGCGCGCGGCGCGGACGTCCAGGTCTCGGGCGTGAAGGTGGCCGCGGACGGGGGCGTCGAGCTCGTGGGCGAGGCCGCCGCGTCCTTCCCCTGGGGCGGCACCACGCTGCCGCCCGGCGCCTTCGTGCTCGCCCTGGGACCCGAGGCCGAGGAGCGCTGGTCCGGACCGCTCGCCTGCGGCGCGTCCCCCACGGCGCCCGCGCTCGCGCTCGATGCGACCGGTCAGGTCGTGGTCCTCTGTGGCGACACCCTGAGCACCTACTCGGCCGAGGGCGACGTGTACGCGCAGCGCCCCGTGACGCCCGGGGCGTGCGAGGGGGAGACCTGCGAGGTGACCGGGACGGGCCTGGCCGTGCTCCCTCGCGGCGGCTACGTGCTCACCGGCCTGCAGCGCCGGGGCGATGTGGCCTCGGGGGACCAGGACGCCTTCGTGCGGCTTCTCGCCCCGTGA